In one Azospirillum sp. TSH100 genomic region, the following are encoded:
- the hisD gene encoding histidinol dehydrogenase, which yields MPVRLDILDADFAAGFEALLHAKREASEDVQTLVAGVIEQVRTRGDDALIDYTARWDRQTLTADTLRIGRDEIDAATAKCSAETLEALDLAAARIEDFHRRQIPEVTDYRDAAGVRLGARWTAVGAVGLYVPGGTASYPSSVLMNALPAKVAGVERVVMVVPTPDGAINPLVLAAAKRCGIDEIYRIGGAQAVAALAHGTATIRPVDKIVGPGNAFVAAAKRQVYGLVGIDSIAGPSEILVVADGHNDPAWIAMDLLSQAEHDTSAQSILITDDAAFADAVAAAVEKHLERLPRTAIAAESWREHGAIVLVGDLMADAPALVDRLAPEHLELAVADPDALAARIRNAGAIFLGRYTPEAIGDYVAGPNHVLPTARSARFSSGLNVLDFMKRTTFVACDADSLRAIGPAAVTLAMAEGLEAHARSVAQRLPGYQD from the coding sequence ATGCCCGTCAGGCTTGATATTCTCGACGCGGACTTCGCTGCCGGCTTCGAGGCGCTGCTGCATGCCAAGCGCGAGGCCAGCGAGGATGTCCAGACGCTGGTCGCCGGCGTGATCGAGCAGGTCCGCACCCGCGGCGACGATGCCCTGATCGACTACACCGCCCGCTGGGACCGCCAGACCCTGACCGCCGACACCCTGCGCATCGGCCGGGACGAGATCGACGCCGCCACCGCCAAGTGTTCGGCCGAGACGCTGGAGGCGCTGGACCTCGCCGCGGCGCGGATCGAGGACTTCCACCGCCGCCAGATTCCGGAGGTCACCGATTACCGCGACGCCGCCGGCGTGCGGCTGGGGGCCCGCTGGACGGCGGTCGGCGCCGTCGGCCTCTATGTGCCGGGCGGCACCGCGTCCTATCCCTCGTCGGTGCTGATGAACGCGCTGCCGGCCAAGGTCGCGGGCGTTGAGCGCGTCGTCATGGTGGTGCCGACGCCGGACGGGGCGATCAACCCGCTGGTGCTGGCCGCCGCCAAGCGCTGCGGCATCGACGAGATCTACCGCATCGGCGGCGCCCAGGCGGTCGCGGCGCTGGCCCACGGCACGGCGACGATCCGGCCGGTCGACAAGATCGTCGGCCCGGGCAACGCCTTCGTCGCCGCCGCCAAGCGGCAGGTCTACGGCCTCGTCGGCATCGACAGCATCGCCGGCCCGTCGGAAATCCTGGTGGTCGCCGATGGCCACAACGATCCGGCCTGGATCGCCATGGATCTGCTGTCGCAGGCCGAACACGACACGTCGGCCCAGTCGATCCTGATCACCGACGATGCGGCCTTCGCCGACGCGGTGGCCGCGGCGGTGGAGAAGCATCTGGAGAGGCTGCCGCGCACCGCGATCGCCGCGGAGAGCTGGCGCGAGCATGGCGCCATCGTCCTGGTCGGCGACCTGATGGCCGATGCACCGGCCCTGGTCGACCGGCTGGCGCCCGAGCATCTGGAACTGGCGGTGGCGGATCCGGACGCGCTGGCGGCGAGGATCCGCAATGCCGGCGCCATCTTCCTCGGCCGCTACACGCCGGAGGCGATCGGCGACTATGTGGCCGGGCCGAACCATGTGCTGCCGACGGCGCGCAGCGCCCGCTTCTCCTCCGGCCTCAATGTGCTGGATTTCATGAAGCGGACGACCTTCGTCGCCTGCGACGCCGACAGCCTGCGGGCCATCGGCCCGGCGGCGGTGACGCTGGCGATGGCCGAAGGGCTGGAGGCGCATGCCCGCTCGGTCGCGCAGCGGTTGCCGGGTTATCAGGATTAA
- a CDS encoding UPF0262 family protein encodes MTTAKGKRRITHVTLDERSVVRHKPEVEHERAVAIFDLLEDNEFCPCDFAEDGPYHLHLSIEDNRLVFDIRREDNSELDRLLLPITGFRSIVRDYFLICESYYAAIKRSTPSQIEAIDMGRRGLHNEGSEMLRERLAGKVEMDLQTARRLFTLICVLHIRG; translated from the coding sequence GTGACGACGGCAAAGGGCAAGCGGCGCATCACCCATGTGACGCTCGACGAGCGGAGTGTCGTCCGCCACAAGCCGGAGGTCGAGCATGAGCGCGCCGTCGCCATCTTCGACCTGCTGGAGGACAACGAGTTCTGCCCCTGCGACTTCGCGGAGGACGGGCCGTACCACCTGCACCTGTCGATCGAGGACAACCGCCTGGTCTTCGACATCCGGCGCGAGGACAACAGCGAACTCGACCGGCTGCTGCTGCCGATCACCGGCTTCCGGTCGATCGTCCGCGATTACTTCCTGATCTGCGAGAGCTACTACGCCGCCATCAAGCGGTCGACGCCCTCGCAGATCGAAGCCATCGACATGGGCCGCCGCGGCCTGCACAACGAGGGGTCCGAGATGCTGCGCGAACGGCTGGCCGGCAAGGTGGAGATGGACCTGCAGACCGCGCGCCGGCTGTTCACGCTGATTTGCGTCCTGCACATTCGCGGCTGA
- a CDS encoding methionine ABC transporter ATP-binding protein — MITLTNIHKTYAARGGGAPVHALADIDLSIARGEVFGIIGRSGAGKSTLLRTVNLLESPSSGSVTVDGVEMTALSAVELRKARHSIGMIFQHFNLLSSRTVFDNVALPLELAGTPKAEIRKTVEPLLDLVGLADKRDRYPAELSGGQKQRVGIARALASKPKVLLSDEATSALDPETTTQILHLLADINRRLGLTIVLITHEIAVIKEICHKVAVMEGGRVIEQGPVFDIFAHPQHPTTRSFVDPVINRGIPDSLRGRLSHEPGQGSNPVLRITFTGEKATTPVISAISRQLNLDLNIWHGQIDEIQGAPFGTLVVEALGDQAQVDAAIALVKENNLGVEVLGHALPANH, encoded by the coding sequence ATGATAACGCTAACAAACATTCACAAGACTTATGCGGCGCGCGGCGGCGGGGCTCCGGTCCATGCGCTGGCCGACATCGACCTGTCCATTGCCCGCGGCGAGGTCTTCGGGATCATCGGCCGCTCCGGCGCCGGCAAATCCACCCTGCTGCGCACGGTCAACCTGCTGGAAAGCCCGAGTTCGGGCAGCGTCACGGTGGACGGGGTGGAGATGACCGCCCTGTCGGCGGTGGAGCTGCGCAAGGCCCGCCATTCCATCGGCATGATCTTCCAACACTTCAACCTGCTGTCCTCGCGCACTGTCTTCGACAATGTGGCGCTGCCGCTGGAGCTGGCGGGGACGCCGAAGGCCGAAATCCGCAAGACGGTGGAACCGCTGCTCGACCTCGTCGGGCTGGCCGACAAGCGCGACCGCTATCCGGCGGAGCTGTCGGGCGGACAGAAGCAGCGCGTCGGCATCGCCCGCGCGCTGGCCAGCAAGCCAAAGGTCCTGCTGTCGGACGAGGCGACCTCGGCCCTTGACCCGGAAACGACGACCCAGATCCTGCATCTGCTGGCCGACATCAACCGGCGGCTCGGCCTGACCATCGTGCTGATCACCCATGAGATCGCCGTCATCAAGGAGATCTGCCACAAGGTGGCGGTGATGGAGGGCGGCCGGGTGATCGAACAGGGGCCGGTCTTCGACATCTTCGCCCACCCGCAACACCCGACCACCCGCAGCTTCGTCGATCCCGTCATCAACCGCGGCATCCCCGACAGCCTGCGCGGCCGGCTGTCACACGAGCCCGGCCAGGGGAGCAACCCGGTGCTGCGGATCACCTTCACCGGCGAGAAGGCGACCACCCCGGTCATCAGCGCCATCAGCCGCCAGCTGAATCTGGACCTGAACATCTGGCACGGCCAGATCGACGAGATCCAGGGCGCCCCCTTCGGCACTCTGGTGGTGGAGGCGCTGGGCGATCAGGCCCAGGTCGATGCGGCCATCGCGCTGGTGAAAGAGAACAATCTGGGTGTCGAGGTGTTGGGCCATGCTCTCCCCGCAAATCATTGA
- a CDS encoding methionine ABC transporter permease yields MLSPQIIDLLIKGLIDTLHMVAVSGAIGTLIGLPIGVMLAVTGRGELLQNFAFNKVMGAVVNMTRSTPFIILVVAIIPFTRLIAGTSIGTNAAIVPLTVAAAPFIARVVENAVREVDRGLVEAAQAMGATPFQIIRKVLLPEALPGIVAGLTLSAVSLIGYSAMVGAVGGGGLGDLGIRYGYQRFLPEVMLAVVIVLIVLVQIVQSTGDLIARRVNKRNLKS; encoded by the coding sequence ATGCTCTCCCCGCAAATCATTGACCTGCTGATCAAGGGGCTGATCGATACGCTGCACATGGTGGCGGTGTCTGGCGCCATCGGGACGCTGATCGGTCTGCCCATCGGCGTGATGCTTGCCGTCACCGGCCGGGGCGAGCTGCTGCAGAACTTCGCCTTCAACAAGGTGATGGGGGCGGTGGTCAACATGACCCGTTCCACCCCCTTCATCATCCTGGTGGTGGCGATCATCCCCTTCACCCGGCTGATCGCCGGCACCTCCATCGGCACCAACGCCGCCATCGTGCCGCTGACCGTCGCCGCCGCTCCCTTCATCGCCCGCGTCGTCGAAAACGCGGTGCGCGAGGTGGATCGCGGGCTGGTCGAGGCGGCGCAGGCGATGGGCGCCACGCCGTTCCAGATCATCCGCAAGGTTCTTCTGCCGGAAGCCCTGCCGGGCATCGTCGCCGGCCTGACCCTGTCGGCGGTCAGCCTGATCGGCTATTCCGCCATGGTCGGCGCCGTCGGTGGCGGGGGCTTGGGCGATCTCGGCATCCGCTACGGCTATCAGCGCTTCCTGCCGGAAGTGATGCTGGCGGTGGTGATCGTGCTGATCGTGCTGGTGCAGATCGTCCAGTCGACGGGCGACCTGATCGCCCGCCGGGTCAACAAACGCAATCTGAAGTCCTGA
- the hisG gene encoding ATP phosphoribosyltransferase, producing the protein MVHPGPPHRPGERCEESVLSADTSALGLPAAEVPVDDQLVLALPKGRILKELRPLLTHAGIHPEPAFDDDKSRLLRFATNVPNLSIIRVRSFDVATFVAFGAAHLGVAGNDVLMEFDYPEIYAPLDLGIGACRLSVAEPAEMMEGDDPSRWSHVRVATKYPEVTKRHFAARGVQAECVKLNGAMELAPTLGLCRRIVDLVSTGSTLKANGLVEVEHIADVTSRLIVNRAAFKTRTAEISQWIDKFREAVNARQA; encoded by the coding sequence ATGGTTCATCCGGGGCCCCCACACCGCCCCGGCGAGCGATGCGAGGAGAGTGTTTTGTCCGCCGATACCAGCGCCCTGGGCTTGCCGGCCGCCGAGGTTCCTGTCGACGACCAGCTCGTGCTGGCCCTGCCCAAGGGCCGCATCCTGAAAGAGCTGCGCCCGTTGCTGACCCATGCCGGCATCCATCCGGAGCCGGCCTTCGACGACGACAAAAGCCGGCTTCTGCGCTTCGCCACCAATGTGCCGAACCTCAGCATCATCCGCGTGCGCTCCTTCGACGTGGCGACCTTCGTCGCCTTCGGCGCCGCCCATCTCGGCGTCGCGGGCAACGACGTGCTGATGGAATTCGACTATCCGGAAATCTACGCGCCGCTCGACCTCGGCATCGGCGCCTGCCGCCTGTCGGTCGCCGAACCGGCGGAGATGATGGAAGGCGACGATCCGTCGCGCTGGAGCCATGTGCGCGTCGCCACCAAATACCCCGAGGTGACCAAGCGTCACTTCGCCGCGCGCGGCGTCCAGGCCGAATGCGTCAAGCTGAACGGTGCGATGGAACTGGCGCCGACGCTGGGCCTGTGCCGACGCATCGTCGATCTGGTCTCCACCGGCTCGACCTTGAAGGCCAACGGGCTGGTGGAGGTGGAGCACATCGCCGACGTCACCTCGCGCCTGATCGTCAACCGCGCCGCCTTCAAGACGCGGACGGCCGAAATTTCTCAGTGGATCGACAAGTTCCGGGAGGCGGTGAATGCCCGTCAGGCTTGA
- a CDS encoding MetQ/NlpA family ABC transporter substrate-binding protein, translated as MLRFRSLASLLAGAATMAIAFGASAETIKVGVTAGPHAQILEAVKPIAAKDGLDIQILEFTDYVIPNQALAGGDLDANSFQHQPYLDNQVKDRGFDLVSVGKTVVYPIGIYSKKVKSLEELPTGAKFAIPNDPTNGGRVLLLLQAKGLIKLKDGGTLKASPIDIVENPKKLEIVELDAAQLPRSLDDVTAAAINTNFALEAGIDPVKDAIARESADSPYANVIAVRKADKDKPWVAKLVKAYNSPEVKEFILTKFKSAVVPAF; from the coding sequence ATGCTGCGCTTCCGTTCGCTGGCTTCCCTGCTGGCCGGCGCCGCCACCATGGCCATCGCCTTCGGTGCTTCCGCCGAGACCATCAAGGTCGGCGTCACCGCCGGTCCGCATGCCCAGATCCTGGAAGCGGTGAAGCCCATCGCCGCCAAGGACGGGCTGGACATCCAGATCCTGGAATTCACCGACTATGTCATTCCGAACCAGGCGCTGGCCGGCGGTGACCTCGACGCCAACAGCTTCCAGCACCAGCCCTATCTGGACAACCAGGTGAAGGACCGCGGCTTCGATCTGGTCAGCGTCGGCAAGACGGTGGTCTATCCGATCGGCATCTATTCCAAGAAGGTGAAGAGCCTGGAAGAGCTGCCGACGGGGGCCAAGTTCGCCATCCCCAACGACCCGACCAACGGCGGCCGCGTCCTGCTGCTGCTTCAGGCCAAGGGATTGATCAAGCTGAAGGACGGCGGCACCCTGAAGGCCTCGCCGATCGACATCGTCGAGAACCCGAAGAAGCTGGAGATCGTCGAGCTGGACGCTGCCCAGCTGCCGCGCTCGCTGGACGACGTGACCGCCGCCGCCATCAACACCAACTTCGCGCTGGAGGCCGGCATCGACCCGGTCAAGGACGCCATCGCGCGCGAGTCGGCCGACAGCCCCTATGCCAACGTCATCGCCGTCCGCAAGGCCGACAAGGACAAGCCCTGGGTTGCCAAGCTGGTGAAGGCCTACAACAGCCCCGAGGTGAAGGAGTTCATCCTCACCAAGTTCAAGAGCGCCGTGGTTCCGGCATTCTGA
- a CDS encoding MetQ/NlpA family ABC transporter substrate-binding protein has protein sequence MKRILMSVAVAAVAAGLLTAATSAFAAPLKLGVSAGPYGEILEFTAKLAAKEGIEAQVIEFTDWNMPNAALQAGDIDANNFQHQPFLDNQVKQRGYDIVSVAKSVVVPMGVYSSKVKALADLKPGASVSIPNDPTNGARALFLLAKAGVIGLKEGAGLNTTIADVTNPKGIKLVELDAAQLPRSLDDVDASVITLNYAVLAGLEPKKALLLEDDQSKWNLVWAVRKDRMEDPTIKRFIALYRSPEVRQFIETRFNGSIIPTW, from the coding sequence ATGAAGCGCATCCTGATGTCGGTGGCCGTCGCTGCCGTCGCTGCCGGCCTGCTGACCGCCGCCACCTCCGCCTTCGCCGCTCCGTTGAAGCTCGGCGTGTCGGCCGGCCCCTATGGCGAGATCCTGGAGTTCACCGCCAAGCTGGCCGCCAAGGAGGGCATCGAGGCGCAGGTGATCGAATTCACCGACTGGAACATGCCGAATGCCGCGCTCCAGGCCGGCGACATCGACGCCAACAATTTCCAGCACCAGCCCTTCCTCGACAATCAGGTGAAGCAGCGCGGCTACGACATCGTCTCCGTCGCCAAGAGCGTCGTGGTGCCGATGGGCGTCTACAGCAGCAAGGTGAAGGCGCTGGCCGACCTGAAACCGGGCGCGTCGGTGTCGATCCCCAACGATCCCACCAATGGCGCCCGCGCCCTGTTCCTGCTGGCCAAGGCCGGCGTGATCGGGCTGAAGGAGGGCGCCGGCCTCAACACCACCATCGCCGACGTCACGAACCCGAAGGGCATCAAGCTGGTGGAGCTGGATGCCGCCCAGCTGCCGCGCTCGCTCGACGACGTGGATGCGTCGGTCATCACCCTCAACTATGCCGTGCTGGCCGGACTGGAACCGAAGAAGGCCCTGCTGCTGGAGGATGACCAGTCCAAATGGAACCTGGTGTGGGCGGTCCGCAAGGATCGCATGGAAGACCCGACGATCAAGCGCTTCATTGCGCTGTATCGTTCGCCCGAAGTGCGGCAGTTTATCGAGACGCGCTTCAACGGTTCCATCATTCCGACTTGGTGA